The Burkholderia mallei ATCC 23344 genome has a window encoding:
- a CDS encoding HlyD family secretion protein, which yields MRQRIVFVAAIVGFLASLAAAWVYSIQEPPQPPVFKPASNPYPRGVYATGIVESDQSSGANVNLYPEVTGTVTRIFVREGDAVKAGDALLAIDDAVQRATAAQLAAQADAAQALLDEIRAQPRRETLDVAAAQVEAAAASLKTAQDQYDKQQRAFAIDPRAVSRDALDNALNGVKLARANLGVLTRQYRLTRAGAWVYDVRNQEKQAVALRKAADAAAALLARYTLRAPADGVVLAMNAAVGSYLSPQGMYDTYTQGATPALVLGSPANHLQVRCYVDEILISRLPAGKMPSAHMSVRGTAMEADLAFVRVQPYVTPKIQLSDQRAERVDVRVLPVIFRVVPRKDLRLFPGQIVDVYIASG from the coding sequence GTGAGGCAGCGGATCGTCTTCGTCGCCGCGATCGTCGGGTTTCTCGCGAGCCTCGCGGCCGCGTGGGTCTACAGCATCCAGGAGCCGCCGCAGCCGCCCGTGTTCAAGCCCGCGTCGAACCCGTATCCGCGCGGCGTCTATGCGACGGGCATCGTCGAGAGCGATCAGTCCTCCGGTGCGAACGTGAACCTGTATCCGGAGGTCACGGGCACGGTCACGCGGATCTTCGTGCGCGAGGGCGACGCGGTGAAGGCGGGCGACGCGCTTCTCGCGATCGATGACGCCGTGCAGCGCGCCACCGCCGCGCAGCTCGCCGCGCAGGCCGACGCCGCGCAGGCGCTGCTCGACGAGATCAGGGCGCAGCCGCGCCGCGAGACGCTCGACGTCGCCGCGGCGCAGGTGGAGGCCGCCGCCGCGAGCCTGAAGACCGCGCAGGATCAGTACGACAAGCAGCAGCGCGCGTTCGCGATCGACCCGAGGGCCGTGAGCCGCGACGCGCTCGACAACGCGTTGAACGGCGTGAAGCTCGCGCGCGCGAACCTCGGCGTTCTCACGCGCCAGTACCGGTTGACGCGCGCGGGCGCGTGGGTCTACGACGTGCGCAACCAGGAGAAGCAGGCCGTCGCGCTGCGCAAGGCGGCGGATGCGGCGGCCGCGCTCCTCGCGCGCTACACGCTGCGCGCGCCGGCCGACGGCGTCGTGCTCGCGATGAACGCGGCGGTGGGCTCGTATCTGTCGCCGCAGGGCATGTACGACACGTACACGCAGGGCGCGACGCCCGCGCTCGTGCTCGGCTCGCCGGCGAATCATCTGCAGGTGCGCTGTTACGTCGACGAGATCCTGATCAGCCGGCTGCCGGCGGGCAAGATGCCGAGCGCGCACATGTCGGTGCGCGGCACGGCGATGGAGGCGGATCTCGCGTTCGTGCGCGTGCAGCCGTACGTGACGCCGAAAATCCAGCTGTCCGACCAGCGGGCCGAGCGCGTCGACGTGCGCGTGCTGCCCGTGATCTTTCGCGTCGTGCCGCGCAAGGATTTGCGGCTGTTCCCCGGGCAGATCGTCGATGTGTACATCGCATCCGGCTAG
- a CDS encoding polysaccharide deacetylase family protein, with product MSFRSRFTWRTAVFGPGFRPVSRIVATTASSGAPAVAAPPTDVAVLVYHRFSNVCGADPMTVGVATFEAQLAHLRRLGYRFVPLRDVIGWLRGEPVALPSKAIALTIDEGHASIFDWARTVALRERVPITLFVYPSAIGEAPGALTWHQLRVLHKTGWFDVQSHAWWHPDLNAAHRPPSGAFREATRAQFAQAHARIAREIGNQVDLLAWPFGAFDGELGAAAREAGYVAGFTLEPSKIRRDTPLLTLPRFLMVEECTPAVLRRLLSKSDAAREEAARR from the coding sequence ATGTCATTTCGTTCCCGGTTCACCTGGCGCACGGCCGTTTTCGGCCCCGGCTTTCGGCCCGTCTCGCGGATCGTCGCTACCACTGCGTCGAGCGGCGCGCCCGCCGTCGCCGCGCCGCCGACCGACGTCGCCGTGCTCGTCTATCACCGTTTCTCGAACGTCTGCGGCGCCGATCCGATGACGGTCGGCGTCGCGACATTCGAAGCGCAACTCGCGCACCTGCGCCGGCTCGGCTACCGGTTCGTCCCGCTGCGCGACGTGATCGGCTGGCTGCGCGGCGAGCCCGTCGCGCTGCCGTCGAAGGCGATCGCGCTGACGATCGACGAAGGGCACGCATCGATCTTCGACTGGGCCCGCACGGTCGCGCTGCGCGAGCGGGTGCCGATCACGCTGTTCGTCTATCCGTCCGCGATCGGCGAGGCGCCCGGCGCGCTCACGTGGCACCAGTTGCGCGTGCTGCACAAGACCGGCTGGTTCGACGTGCAATCGCACGCGTGGTGGCATCCCGATCTGAACGCCGCGCACCGGCCGCCTTCCGGCGCGTTTCGCGAGGCGACGCGCGCGCAGTTCGCGCAGGCGCACGCACGCATCGCGCGCGAGATCGGCAACCAGGTCGATCTGCTCGCCTGGCCGTTCGGCGCGTTCGACGGCGAACTCGGCGCGGCCGCGCGCGAAGCCGGCTACGTCGCGGGCTTCACGCTCGAGCCGAGCAAGATCCGGCGCGACACGCCGCTGCTCACGCTGCCGCGGTTCCTGATGGTCGAGGAATGCACGCCGGCCGTGCTGCGGCGGTTGCTCTCGAAGAGCGACGCGGCACGCGAGGAAGCGGCGCGGCGCTGA
- a CDS encoding methyl-accepting chemotaxis protein, whose translation MGFAHMKVATRLGIGFALVACLLAVMVAFALDRMAKFEGWMVEITEVNSVEAKLAAKLELSITERALALRNLILLDRQDEMQIEQDRIDAKAKLYRQSRDRLATMFATLDGTPQERALLEQIGQQGDAADGFIARARTMILAGQKDDAYKLLRFEFRPVQAKWWALTRELKALEEKQNEEATLHAKAAYEESRTWMLVLGALALVSSVVSAWLITRGIVRQLGGEPCDAAHAANMIAAGDLSVAIGVRDGDEVSLMHAMKSMRDSLAEIVSQVHVSADTIATASGQIASGNLDLSARTEQQAASLEETAASMEQLTATVQQNTDNSRQADTLAASASHVAEKGGAAVTQVVDAMGSIHATAQKIVEIIGVIDGIAFQTNILALNAAVEAARAGEQGRGFAVVASEVRSLAQRSATAAREIKELIGGSVVQVEAGDRLAKEAGATMHEVVESIRRVTLIMAEITRASEQQTSGIVEIDRAITQMDQVTQQNASLVEEAAAAAESMREQSAALVRAVRVFKLDAYPAVASSRAAPPARPARPARVASFDAGASVAAHAAPRLARIAP comes from the coding sequence ATGGGATTCGCACACATGAAGGTCGCCACCCGCCTCGGGATCGGCTTCGCGCTGGTCGCTTGTCTGCTTGCGGTGATGGTCGCGTTCGCACTGGACAGGATGGCGAAGTTCGAAGGCTGGATGGTCGAGATCACCGAAGTAAACAGCGTGGAGGCGAAGCTGGCTGCGAAGCTCGAACTGAGCATTACCGAGCGCGCGCTCGCGCTGCGCAACCTGATCCTGCTCGATCGGCAGGATGAAATGCAGATCGAGCAGGATCGGATCGACGCGAAGGCGAAGCTCTACAGGCAATCGCGAGACAGGCTCGCGACGATGTTCGCGACGCTCGACGGCACGCCGCAGGAGCGCGCGCTGCTCGAACAGATAGGCCAGCAGGGCGACGCCGCCGACGGCTTCATCGCACGTGCGAGGACGATGATTCTCGCGGGGCAGAAGGACGATGCGTACAAGCTGCTGCGCTTCGAATTCCGCCCGGTGCAGGCGAAATGGTGGGCGCTCACGCGCGAGCTGAAGGCGCTGGAGGAGAAGCAGAACGAGGAGGCGACCCTGCACGCGAAGGCGGCCTACGAAGAAAGCCGCACATGGATGCTCGTGCTCGGCGCGCTCGCGCTGGTGTCTAGCGTGGTGTCCGCGTGGCTGATCACGCGCGGCATCGTGCGCCAGCTCGGCGGCGAGCCGTGCGACGCCGCTCACGCGGCGAACATGATCGCCGCGGGCGATCTGAGCGTGGCGATCGGCGTGCGCGACGGTGACGAAGTGAGCCTCATGCACGCGATGAAATCGATGCGCGACAGCCTCGCGGAGATCGTGAGCCAGGTGCACGTGAGCGCCGACACGATCGCGACCGCATCCGGGCAGATCGCGAGCGGCAATCTCGACCTGTCCGCGCGCACCGAGCAACAGGCGGCGTCGCTCGAGGAAACCGCGGCGTCGATGGAGCAACTGACCGCGACCGTTCAGCAGAACACCGACAACTCGCGCCAGGCGGACACGCTCGCGGCGTCCGCGTCGCACGTCGCGGAGAAGGGCGGCGCGGCGGTGACGCAGGTCGTCGATGCGATGGGCTCGATTCATGCGACGGCGCAGAAGATCGTCGAGATCATCGGCGTGATCGACGGCATCGCGTTCCAGACCAACATCCTCGCGCTGAACGCGGCCGTCGAGGCGGCGCGCGCGGGCGAGCAGGGCCGCGGCTTCGCCGTTGTCGCATCGGAGGTGCGCAGCCTCGCGCAGCGCTCGGCGACAGCCGCGCGCGAAATCAAGGAGCTGATCGGCGGCTCGGTCGTGCAGGTCGAGGCCGGCGACCGTCTCGCGAAGGAAGCGGGCGCGACGATGCACGAAGTCGTCGAGAGTATCCGGCGCGTGACGCTGATCATGGCCGAGATCACGCGCGCGAGCGAGCAGCAGACGAGCGGCATCGTCGAGATCGATCGCGCGATCACGCAGATGGATCAGGTCACGCAGCAGAACGCCTCGCTCGTCGAGGAGGCGGCCGCCGCGGCCGAATCGATGCGCGAGCAGTCCGCCGCGCTCGTGCGCGCGGTGCGCGTGTTCAAGCTGGATGCGTATCCGGCCGTAGCGTCGAGCCGCGCCGCACCGCCCGCGCGGCCTGCGCGGCCTGCGCGCGTCGCGAGCTTCGACGCCGGGGCGAGCGTGGCCGCGCATGCCGCGCCGCGACTGGCGCGCATCGCGCCCTGA